In the Nitrospiraceae bacterium genome, CAGGGACAATTCAGCTTATTAATGTAAAAAATTCTACGTCAACTGCACTTATCAGAACAAGCGAGATAGATATAAAAACTGGTGATGACGTATTAGGACTGAATAATAATTAAGTTGAAAGTATTTTAAGGGCCTTAAGTCTGCTTGGATGCTTGAGTTTTCTTAAGGCCTTTGCTTCTATTTGACGCACTCTTTCTCTAGTTATAGACAAATGTCTTCCTACTTCTTCAAGGGTATGATCTCTATCAGCGCCTATACCAAACCTCATTCTTATTACCCTCTCCTCTTTCGGAGTAAGGGTTTTCAATATCTGCTGCATCTGTTCTGAAATGTCATTTCTTTCCGCATCAGAATAAGGAGAAGGACTATTTTTGTCACCAATAAAATCTTCAAGTTCTGTATCTTCGTCACCAACAGGCGTCTGCAAAGCAATAGGATCCTGTATTGCTCTGAAAACTTCTTCAACTTTTCTAGTTGGCACAACTAGTCTTTTTGCTATCTCCTCATTGGAGGGTTCTCTGCCTAGCTGCTGCGTCAATTCTCGCGATGCCTTGGTAACTCTGTTATAAAACTCCATCATATGAACCGGCACTCTGATTGTTTTTGTCTGATCAATCAAAGCTCGTGTTATAGCCTGTCTTATCCACCATGTAGCATATGTAGAGAATTTGAAACCTTTTTCATATTTAAATTTATCAACAGCCTTCATAAGACCGATATTGCCTTCCTGTATTAAATCAAGAAGAGGCAATCCTCTGCCGATATAATTTTTTGCAATATTAACAACAAGTCTGAGGTTCCTGGTTATCAGCTCGTTTTTTGCCTCCATCACAAGTGAACGTGCTTTCGAAATACGTTCCCATGTTTTTTTGAAGTCATCGACCTTAATGCCAATTTCAGACTCTATTTTTTTGTATTCCTGTTGAACTTCCTTTGCAAGATTTTCAAGCTTTTTTGTGTTTATTCCCTTATTTTTCTTATCATTTATGGCTTTCTTGACTTCTTTCAAAGAATTATAGCTGGGGATTTTCCTGTTTATTAGATTAACAGAAGCCACAAGAACATCAAGTCTGTTTAAAGTCCTGAGAAGCAGTTCATCAGCCTTTTCTTCTTCAGAAAGAAGTTCATCTTCTTCTTCAAATATTACATCACCTTTTTTGTATATAGGCAATGCTATAACAACCGCTTTTATTATTGCCTTGCCCTCTTCCAATCTTTTTGCTAGTTCTGTTTCTTCGTATCTTGTAAGTATAGAAATATCACCCATTGAATGAAAGTAAGCCTGAACAAGGTCTTCTGTTTTTTCATATTCTTCTACTTCCTCTTCTGGCTCTTCATCAGCAGCAGCACCTTCTTCTTGATCAACAACCTTTACTCCCATATCCTGGAGGAGGTCCATAAGATCTTCTAATTCATCAGGGGAGAAATACTCTGAGGGTAATGCATCATTTATTTCATCGTAGGTGAGAACCCCACGCCTTTTACCTACATCTAATATCTCTTCAAATATATCTCTTTCTTTCATACTGCTTCCTGTAAATAATAATAGAGCGTCCTTAATTTAATTCTACACTCTTTTTTGAATATGACAAGGGTATCGGCTGAGGGGATTAAAACTTTTTCGAGTTTTTTATCCCAAGCCTTTGACAACAGAAGGAATAAATAAGGGTCAAGTCGCACGGCCTATTAGTACTGGTTAGCTGAATGCCTCACAG is a window encoding:
- a CDS encoding sigma-70 family RNA polymerase sigma factor, with the translated sequence MKERDIFEEILDVGKRRGVLTYDEINDALPSEYFSPDELEDLMDLLQDMGVKVVDQEEGAAADEEPEEEVEEYEKTEDLVQAYFHSMGDISILTRYEETELAKRLEEGKAIIKAVVIALPIYKKGDVIFEEEDELLSEEEKADELLLRTLNRLDVLVASVNLINRKIPSYNSLKEVKKAINDKKNKGINTKKLENLAKEVQQEYKKIESEIGIKVDDFKKTWERISKARSLVMEAKNELITRNLRLVVNIAKNYIGRGLPLLDLIQEGNIGLMKAVDKFKYEKGFKFSTYATWWIRQAITRALIDQTKTIRVPVHMMEFYNRVTKASRELTQQLGREPSNEEIAKRLVVPTRKVEEVFRAIQDPIALQTPVGDEDTELEDFIGDKNSPSPYSDAERNDISEQMQQILKTLTPKEERVIRMRFGIGADRDHTLEEVGRHLSITRERVRQIEAKALRKLKHPSRLKALKILST